The Papaver somniferum cultivar HN1 chromosome 3, ASM357369v1, whole genome shotgun sequence genome includes a region encoding these proteins:
- the LOC113356569 gene encoding phosphoinositide phosphatase SAC1-like, translating into MSKSEKSKPKASSLFPISGQPIEQDMDPHSHSLEKFKLYETRARFYLIGSDRSKKFFRVLKIDRSEPSDLSISEDPVVYTQQEVKNLLQRIMEGNRSTGGLTFVAKVFGIAGCIKFLESYYLILVTKRRQIGCICGHAIYAIDETQIITVPHVSIQSDVAHSKTEQRYKKLLSSVDLTKDFFYSYTYPIMRSLQKNVLAMGEERIPYENIFVWNAFLTQAIRSRCNNTLWTIALVHGHFKQVRLSIFGREFGVTLISRRSRHFAGTRYLKRGVNDRGRVANDVETEQIVLNEEAGLSKGKMSSIVQMRGSIPLFWSQEASRFSPKPDIILQRYDPTYQATKLHFEDLAKRYGNPIIVLNLIKTVEKRPREMMLRREFASAVGYLNQIFSEENHLKFIHWDFHKFAKSKSANVLAVLGAVASEALDLTGFYCSGKPINVKKRANLLSRTSTARDTTLVDLRANSGDFARIGNGNEILNTFVSKEKEQQSRKDARGDTGPCFQSGVLRTNCIDCLDRTNVAQYAYGLSALGRQLHAMNLTDKPKVNPDSSIAAALMDMYQSMGDALAQQYGGSAAHNTVFPERQGKWKATTQSREFLKSIKRYYSNAYTDGEKQDAINLFLGYFQPQEGKPALWELDSDYYLHVSGVGDEPVHDVSSPPDAKPMVRPGNMLEPTPACRDDFLRMKLTSFDKLIEKTCSSIKNVRLCSEPDLRAGGVVSTSGMAPDAAEIQLKSPNWLFGQRKSDDSGSAAKVATPEPACGVSLDGMSANDLCDLGWMSSVVDDCDEDIFERYTISAVDNANGWFGGSLLEDENEDSEIYKHYAELCQGPAMELFRNDPEKEEHYANLFSLGGVEGVDDEVVTKEMETALKEYDQIGDDLGIFSTCKSLAEEPSKIARLMVGEESVK; encoded by the exons ATGTCTAAATCAGAGAAATCAAAACCTAAAGCATCATCTTTGTTTCCTATCAGCGGTCAACCAATTGAGCAAGATATGGACCCTCATTCACATTCTCTCGAGAAATTCAAGCTCTATGAAACCAGAGCA AGATTTTATTTAATTGGAAGTGATAGAAGTAAGAAATTTTTTAGAGTATTAAAGATTGATCGATCTGAACCATCTGATCTTAGTATTAGTGAGGATCCAGTTGTGTATACACAACAAGAAGTGAAGAATTTGCTTCAGCGGATTATGGAAGGAAATCGTTCTACTGGTGGACTTACTTTTGTTGCTAAGGTCTTTGGAATTGCTG GTTGCATCAAGTTTCTTGAGTCTTATTATTTGATTCTTGTTACCAAGCGTCGACAAATCGGATGTATTTGCGGCCATGCAATTTACGCCATCGACGAGACCCAAATTATCACAGTTCCACATGTATCAATTCAGAGTGACGTAGCACATTCAAAAACTGAGCAAAG GTACAAAAAGCTCTTATCTAGTGTTGATCTGACAAAAGATTTTTTCTATAGTTATACATACCCTATAATGAGAAGCTTACAGAAAAATGTCTTGGCAATGGGTGAGGAGAGGATTCCTTATGAGAATATTTTTGTATGGAATGCTTTTCTTACACAAGCCATACGTTCGCGATGTAATAATACTCTTTGGACAATCGCATTGGTTCATGGGCACTTTAAACAG GTCAGGCTGTCAATCTTTGGACGGGAATTTGGTGTTACTCTTATTTCTAGACGTTCTCGGCATTTTGCAGGCACACG ATATTTGAAAAGGGGAGTGAATGATCGGGGAAGAGTCGCCAATGATGTTGAAACAGAACAAATAGTCCTTAATGAAGAAGCTGGGTTAAGCAAGGGAAAAATGAGTTCTATAGTGCAGATGCGGGGTTCAATTCCACTCTTCTGGTCTCAAGAAGCTTCCAGATTTAGCCCCAAACCTGACATCATAT TGCAGAGATACGATCCTACATATCAAGCGACCAAGTTACATTTCGAAGATCTCGCCAAACGATATGGCAATCCGATCATTGTACTCAATTTGATTAAG ACTGTTGAAAAAAGGCCTCGAGAAATGATGCTGCGACGTGAGTTTGCAAGTGCAGTAGGGTATCTAAATCAGATTTTTTCAGAAGAAAACCACCTAAAATTTATTCACTGGGACTTCCACAAATTTGCAAAGAG cAAGTCGGCCAATGTTTTGGCGGTTTTAGGGGCAGTTGCTAGCGAAGCTCTTGATTTGACTGGCTTTTATTGTAGTGGAAAGCCTATCAATGTCAAAAAGAGAGCAAATTTGCTCAGTCGAACAAGCACAGCGAG GGACACCACTCTTGTAGACCTTAGAGCTAATTCCGGCGATTTTGCGAGGATTGGAAATGGCAACGAGATTTTGAATACTTTCGTATCTAAAGAGAAAGAACAACAGTCTAGAAAAGATGCACGTGGTGATACAGGACCTTGTTTTCAAAGTGGAGTTCTTCGTACTAATTGTATTGACTGTCTGGACCGTACAAATGTAGCCCAGTATGCATATGGTTTATCAGCTTTAGGGCGGCAACTCCATGCAATGAATTTGACAGATAAGCCCAAAGTGAATCCTGATAGTAGCATAGCTGCGGCTCTCATGGATATGTATCAGAGCATGGGCGATGCACTTGCTCAGCAATATGGAGGCTCTGCAGCTCACAACACT GTTTTTCCAGAGAGGCAAGGAAAGTGGAAAGCCACTACTCAATCAAGGGAGTTTCTAAAGTCTATCAAGAGATACTACAGCAATGCCTATACAGATGGTGAAAAGCAAGATGCGATAAATTT ATTCTTAGGTTACTTTCAACCGCAGGAAGGTAAACCTGCTCTATGGGAGCTGGATTCTGATTACTATCTTCATGTTTCTGGGGTTGGAGATGAACCTGTTCACGATGTTAG TTCACCTCCTGATGCTAAACCAATGGTACGACCAGGGAATATGCTTGAACCTACTCCAGCTTGCAGAGATGACTTCTTGCGGATGAAATTGACTTCCTTCGATAAGTTAATTGAGAAAACATGCAGTTCAATAAAGAATGTAAGGCTTTGCAGTGAACCGGATCTAAGAGCAGGTGGTGTTGTAAGTACTTCTGGAATGGCTCCTGATGCAGC TGAAATTCAGCTTAAGAGCCCGAATTGGCTCTTCGGGCAGAGGAAGTCAGATGATAGTGGTTCTGCTGCAAAAGTTGCTACTCCAGAACCCGCATGTGGAGTGTCTTTAGATGGAATGAGTGCGAATGATCTCTGTGACTTAGGCTGGATGTCATCTGTTGTTGATGATTGCGATGAGGACATTTTCGAGAG GTACACAATTAGTGCGGTAGATAACGCCAATGGTTGGTTCGGTGGATCTTTATTGGAggatgaaaatgaagatagtgaGATATATAAGCATTATGCTGAATTATGCCAG GGTCCTGCCATGGAGCTATTTCGAAATGACCCTGAAAAAGAAGAACACTACGCGAATCTTTTCAGTCTTGGTGGTGTAGAAGGCGTGGATGATGAAGTAGTTACAAAAGAGATGGAAACTGCACTTAAAGAGTATGACCAGATTGGTGATGACCTTGGAATTTTTTCAACATGTAAATCTTTAGCAGAGGAACCAAGCAAGATAGCAAGATTGATGGTGGGGGAAGAAAGTGTGAAATGA